A region from the Agrobacterium cucumeris genome encodes:
- the coaE gene encoding dephospho-CoA kinase (Dephospho-CoA kinase (CoaE) performs the final step in coenzyme A biosynthesis.), translating to MIVIGLTGSIGMGKTTTAKLFAEEGVPVLDSDEVVHALYRGQAVPLIEAAFPGTSISGAVDRQKLAEVLRGNPANFSRLEAIVHPLVRESQEAFLAEAREVGRQFALLDIPLLFETGAEKRVDKVVVVSCAPDIQRQRVLSRPGMTQEKFEMILARQMPDAEKRQRADFVIDSGNGVEAARDQVRGILQRLAKTGHGENNA from the coding sequence ATGATCGTCATCGGTCTCACCGGCTCGATAGGAATGGGGAAAACGACGACGGCGAAGCTGTTTGCCGAAGAAGGCGTTCCGGTTCTGGATTCGGACGAGGTCGTACACGCGCTTTATCGTGGACAAGCGGTTCCGCTGATTGAAGCGGCCTTTCCCGGTACCAGCATTTCCGGCGCTGTGGATCGGCAGAAACTCGCTGAAGTTCTGCGCGGGAATCCGGCTAATTTCAGTAGGCTCGAGGCGATTGTCCACCCGCTGGTCCGTGAAAGCCAGGAAGCTTTTCTGGCGGAGGCGAGGGAAGTTGGTCGCCAGTTCGCCCTTCTCGATATTCCACTGCTGTTTGAAACCGGGGCGGAGAAGCGTGTCGATAAGGTAGTGGTGGTGAGCTGCGCGCCGGACATTCAACGGCAGCGTGTTTTATCCCGGCCCGGCATGACGCAAGAGAAATTTGAAATGATCTTGGCCCGGCAGATGCCAGACGCCGAAAAACGCCAGCGCGCCGATTTCGTCATCGATAGCGGAAATGGTGTCGAAGCGGCACGGGATCAGGTAAGAGGAATATTGCAGAGATTGGCCAAGACGGGTCACGGAGAGAATAATGCGTGA
- the dnaQ gene encoding DNA polymerase III subunit epsilon — MREIIFDTETTGLESKLDRVIEIGGIELINHFPTGRTLHLYISPEDRKVHPDALAVHGITDDFLKDKPKFAEVVDQIRDFFEGARWVAHNATFDMGFINAEFARLGIEPVAADLVTDTLSLARRKNPMGPNSLDALCRRYGIDNSHRTKHGALLDSELLAEVYIEMIGGRQTALGFGSAAKQEAVIIEDDVPLEPLQRPRALASRLDTETVAAHGKLVLGMGDKAIWNRYQN; from the coding sequence ATGCGTGAGATCATTTTCGATACGGAAACCACGGGCCTTGAATCGAAACTGGATCGTGTGATTGAAATCGGCGGCATTGAGCTGATCAACCATTTTCCGACCGGCCGGACGCTGCATCTTTATATCAGCCCGGAAGACCGCAAGGTTCATCCGGACGCGCTTGCGGTTCACGGCATCACCGATGACTTCTTGAAAGACAAGCCGAAATTCGCCGAAGTCGTCGATCAGATCCGCGATTTTTTCGAGGGTGCCCGCTGGGTGGCGCATAATGCGACATTCGATATGGGTTTCATCAATGCGGAATTTGCCCGTCTCGGCATTGAGCCAGTTGCAGCCGATCTGGTGACGGACACGCTTTCGCTCGCCCGTCGCAAGAACCCGATGGGACCGAATTCCCTGGATGCGCTTTGCCGGCGTTACGGTATCGACAATTCCCATCGCACAAAGCACGGCGCGCTTCTCGACTCCGAATTGCTTGCAGAAGTTTATATCGAAATGATCGGCGGGCGTCAGACGGCCCTCGGTTTCGGTTCCGCCGCCAAGCAGGAAGCAGTCATCATTGAGGACGATGTGCCACTCGAGCCGCTACAGAGGCCGAGGGCATTGGCGTCGCGGCTGGATACGGAGACGGTTGCAGCCCATGGCAAGCTCGTTCTCGGCATGGGCGACAAGGCGATCTGGAACCGTTATCAGAATTGA
- the secB gene encoding protein-export chaperone SecB, which yields MTAENGAQGAVSPSLNILTQYIKDLSFENPGAPRSLQARDNAPAININVNVNANPISGSDFDVVLSLNAEAKDGDKVLFAAELVYGGVFRIAGFPQEHMLPVLFIECPRLLFPFARQIIADVTRNGGFPPLMIDPIDFAQMFAQRVAEEQARAKVQAVPN from the coding sequence ATGACCGCTGAAAATGGTGCACAGGGCGCAGTTAGTCCTTCCCTCAACATTCTTACCCAGTACATCAAGGATCTTTCCTTTGAAAATCCGGGCGCACCTCGTTCGCTTCAGGCTCGTGACAATGCGCCGGCGATCAACATCAACGTCAATGTCAACGCAAACCCGATCTCCGGTTCGGATTTCGATGTTGTTTTGTCGCTGAATGCGGAAGCCAAGGATGGTGACAAGGTCCTGTTCGCGGCCGAGCTGGTTTATGGCGGCGTGTTCCGCATTGCCGGTTTCCCGCAGGAGCACATGCTGCCGGTGCTGTTCATTGAATGCCCCCGCCTGCTGTTCCCCTTCGCCCGTCAGATCATTGCGGACGTTACCCGCAACGGTGGTTTCCCGCCGCTGATGATCGACCCGATCGATTTCGCTCAGATGTTCGCCCAGCGCGTTGCCGAAGAGCAGGCCAGAGCCAAGGTTCAGGCCGTACCGAACTGA
- a CDS encoding FxsA family protein, producing MRFSFLPIVILMMPILEIAGFIIVGKAIGLWLTLALVLFTSFLGFLILRLGGIGMVRNLQDAGRNGAQPADELVNGAMRVVAGILLIIPGFITDILGLLLLSTTVRRFFWKAFGPRVVVAGSFRQSGRQSGHQAGPQPGDYSGFRNGSEHAGNSKVVDLDEEEFHREEQKGSPWSHKPDDRDLPKP from the coding sequence ATGCGTTTTTCCTTTCTCCCCATTGTCATCCTGATGATGCCCATTCTCGAAATTGCCGGCTTCATCATTGTCGGCAAAGCCATAGGCCTCTGGCTGACCCTGGCACTCGTTCTCTTCACGTCGTTTCTCGGATTTCTCATCCTGCGCCTCGGCGGCATCGGCATGGTGAGAAATCTCCAGGATGCGGGACGCAACGGCGCCCAGCCGGCGGACGAGCTGGTCAATGGCGCCATGCGGGTCGTTGCCGGGATCCTGCTTATCATCCCTGGTTTCATCACTGACATCCTCGGCCTTCTGCTTCTGTCGACCACGGTGCGGCGTTTTTTCTGGAAGGCTTTTGGACCGCGTGTCGTCGTGGCGGGTTCGTTCCGCCAATCGGGCCGGCAATCAGGTCATCAGGCCGGTCCACAGCCGGGAGACTATTCCGGGTTCCGTAATGGTTCGGAACATGCGGGCAATTCGAAAGTGGTTGATCTGGACGAGGAGGAGTTTCACCGTGAAGAGCAGAAGGGCTCTCCATGGTCGCACAAGCCGGATGATCGCGATCTGCCCAAGCCCTGA
- a CDS encoding Tim44/TimA family putative adaptor protein: MGFSDFITLFFLVAAVLIFLQLRSVLGRRTGNEKPPFDPYSPRDVAKGPVTDDNKVVTLPKRGEAEDENPFAEADALAPVDSSLNASLREVMTKDPTFRPKEFLNGARMAYEMIVMGFADGDRNTLKNLLSKEVFEGFEAAISERESRGEVVKSIFVGIEKADITQAGIRDSEVQITLRIVSQLISATYDKDGKLVDGDPDAVAEVDDIWTFSRDMRSRDPNWKLIATESEQ, translated from the coding sequence ATGGGCTTTAGCGACTTTATCACATTGTTTTTTCTCGTTGCGGCGGTGCTGATATTCCTTCAGTTGCGCAGCGTTCTCGGCCGCCGGACGGGCAATGAGAAACCGCCATTCGATCCTTATAGCCCGCGTGATGTCGCCAAAGGCCCTGTAACGGACGATAACAAGGTCGTGACCCTGCCGAAACGCGGTGAGGCCGAGGATGAAAATCCCTTTGCCGAGGCGGATGCTCTGGCACCCGTGGATTCTTCCTTGAATGCGTCCCTGCGCGAAGTGATGACCAAGGACCCGACGTTCCGGCCCAAGGAATTCCTGAACGGTGCTCGCATGGCCTATGAGATGATCGTCATGGGTTTTGCTGATGGCGACCGGAATACCCTCAAGAATCTCTTGTCGAAAGAGGTCTTCGAAGGCTTCGAGGCGGCGATCTCCGAACGCGAAAGCCGCGGCGAAGTCGTGAAATCCATTTTCGTGGGTATCGAGAAAGCCGATATCACCCAGGCCGGCATTCGCGATTCCGAGGTGCAGATCACGCTGAGGATCGTCAGCCAGCTGATTTCGGCAACCTATGACAAGGACGGCAAGCTAGTGGATGGTGACCCGGATGCGGTTGCGGAAGTGGACGATATCTGGACCTTCTCGCGTGACATGCGCTCGCGCGATCCGAACTGGAAGCTGATCGCCACCGAATCCGAGCAATGA
- the mltA gene encoding murein transglycosylase A yields MTAPFSIEEVAFQNLPGWQEDDPGKLFPVMRTVLSHLRNAKPYRSGALGLTAAELVSLLEMADEKDGASPEQARHFFETNCVPFKISPSGGKSGFVTAFYEPELEVSSVRDDVWCHPIYRRPPELVDINDDNRPAGFDPSYAFAKAEEDGISYFPDRRVIDEGYLEGRGLEIAWAKSKVDLFFVHVQGAARLVFPDGTVKRITYAAKAGHPFSPIGRLLLDRGELDPKTISMQTIRKWLADHPDEVDEVLWHNRSFIFFREADVVDQDVGPIAAAKVPLVAGRALAVDRLIHTFGFPFFIHAPTLTHLDNGKPFARLMLALDTGSAIVGPARGDIFTGSGFEAGELAGTVRNEADFYILLPRVAAERYRR; encoded by the coding sequence ATGACCGCGCCCTTTTCGATCGAGGAAGTTGCTTTCCAGAACCTGCCCGGCTGGCAGGAAGACGATCCCGGCAAGCTTTTTCCGGTGATGCGGACGGTTCTGTCGCATCTCCGGAATGCGAAACCTTACAGGAGCGGTGCGCTGGGGCTGACCGCTGCTGAGCTGGTTTCTCTTCTGGAAATGGCCGATGAGAAGGACGGAGCTAGTCCGGAACAGGCCCGCCACTTCTTCGAGACGAATTGTGTACCCTTTAAAATTTCTCCATCTGGAGGAAAAAGCGGTTTTGTAACCGCCTTCTATGAACCCGAGCTGGAAGTATCATCCGTTCGTGATGATGTATGGTGCCACCCAATCTATCGAAGACCGCCTGAGCTGGTGGATATAAACGACGACAATCGTCCCGCCGGTTTCGATCCGTCCTATGCTTTTGCAAAAGCGGAAGAGGACGGCATTTCCTATTTTCCCGATCGCCGGGTGATCGATGAGGGATATCTGGAGGGTAGGGGTCTTGAGATCGCCTGGGCGAAATCGAAAGTCGACCTGTTTTTCGTCCACGTTCAGGGTGCGGCCCGTCTGGTGTTTCCGGATGGTACGGTAAAACGCATCACTTATGCGGCCAAGGCCGGGCATCCGTTTTCACCGATCGGACGGCTGCTTCTGGATCGCGGCGAACTGGACCCGAAAACGATCTCGATGCAGACGATCCGCAAGTGGCTTGCCGACCACCCGGATGAGGTAGATGAGGTGCTGTGGCATAACCGCTCCTTCATTTTTTTCCGCGAGGCAGATGTCGTGGATCAGGACGTGGGACCGATTGCCGCCGCCAAGGTGCCGCTGGTTGCCGGGCGGGCGCTGGCCGTGGACAGGCTTATCCATACTTTCGGTTTTCCCTTTTTTATCCATGCGCCAACCCTGACCCATCTGGATAATGGAAAACCCTTCGCCCGGCTGATGCTGGCGCTCGATACGGGCTCGGCTATCGTCGGCCCGGCGCGGGGCGATATTTTCACCGGCTCCGGTTTCGAGGCAGGAGAGCTTGCCGGCACGGTGCGTAATGAGGCCGATTTTTATATACTGCTGCCGCGCGTTGCTGCGGAAAGGTATCGGCGATGA
- a CDS encoding Smr/MutS family protein: MKGSRKLGKEERILWGKVARTARPISGRLEDLLAFDDIEEAPTEAIIPQTGSSPFPRMLAEPVDVPPATLDKKPKIHQPMEKPVKRKLTRGRLPLEGRIDLHGMFQSEAHAVLLDFLLRAHERGLRHVLVITGKGRSIGSDGALKRAVPMWFSKPEYRHLISSYEDASANHGGDGALYVRLARRRGEKS, translated from the coding sequence ATGAAAGGCAGTCGAAAGCTTGGCAAGGAAGAACGCATTCTGTGGGGCAAGGTCGCAAGAACCGCGCGGCCTATCTCCGGCAGGCTGGAGGATTTGCTGGCTTTCGACGACATAGAAGAGGCCCCGACGGAGGCCATTATCCCGCAAACCGGCAGCAGCCCTTTTCCGCGCATGCTTGCGGAACCGGTTGACGTACCGCCGGCAACCTTGGACAAAAAGCCGAAAATTCATCAGCCGATGGAAAAACCGGTCAAACGCAAACTAACCCGTGGCCGGTTGCCGCTGGAAGGGCGTATTGATCTGCACGGCATGTTTCAGAGCGAAGCCCATGCGGTGCTCTTGGATTTTTTATTGCGTGCGCATGAACGGGGTCTGAGGCACGTGCTCGTGATCACGGGCAAGGGACGCTCGATCGGTAGCGACGGCGCGCTGAAAAGAGCGGTGCCCATGTGGTTTTCCAAACCGGAGTATCGCCACCTGATTTCGTCCTACGAGGACGCATCCGCCAATCATGGCGGCGACGGCGCCCTCTATGTGCGGCTGGCGCGCCGGCGGGGCGAAAAATCATGA
- a CDS encoding helix-turn-helix domain-containing protein: MTPFAEAVRQLRERKGVTQKQMAAAIGVSPAYLSALEHGKRGKPSFDLLQRIAGYFNIIWDEAEELFFLAGSSDPKVVIDTVGLAPQYTAFANRLARDIRKLSPSVIEELSAVLQKSRSCD, from the coding sequence ATGACGCCGTTTGCCGAGGCCGTGCGGCAGCTTCGCGAACGCAAGGGCGTGACGCAGAAGCAGATGGCGGCGGCAATCGGTGTGTCGCCCGCCTATCTCTCGGCGCTTGAGCATGGCAAACGCGGCAAGCCGAGCTTTGATCTGCTCCAGCGTATCGCCGGATATTTCAACATCATCTGGGACGAGGCTGAGGAATTGTTCTTTCTGGCCGGCTCGTCCGACCCCAAGGTGGTGATAGATACGGTAGGCCTCGCGCCGCAATATACGGCTTTCGCCAATCGCCTGGCGCGGGATATTCGCAAGCTGTCGCCGAGTGTGATAGAGGAACTGTCAGCGGTGCTGCAAAAAAGCCGTTCTTGCGATTGA
- the gyrB gene encoding DNA topoisomerase (ATP-hydrolyzing) subunit B, with amino-acid sequence MTETSSSEVGVNTEYGADSIKVLKGLDAVRKRPGMYIGDTDDGSGLHHMVYEVVDNAIDEALAGHADLVTVTLNADGSVTVTDNGRGIPTDIHPSEGVSAAEVIMTQLHAGGKFDQNSYKVSGGLHGVGVSVVNALSVWLKLRIRRNGKLHEIGFTHGVADAPLSVIGEYEGRSGTEVTFLASPETFTMTDYDYGTLEHRLRELAFLNSGVRILLTDKRHSDVKQQELLYDGGLEAFVRYLDRAKKPLVDKPVAIHGEKDGITVEVALWWNDSYHENVLCFTNNIPQRDGGTHMAGFRAALTRQVTSYADTSGIMKREKVSLQGEDCREGLTAILSVKVPDPKFSSQTKDKLVSSEVRPVVESLVNEALSTWLEEHPSEAKILVGKVVEAAVAREAARKARELTRRKGALDIASLPGKLADCSERDPAKSELFLVEGDSAGGSAKQGRSRETQAILPLRGKILNVERARFDKMLSSQEIGTLITALGTSIGKDEFNADKLRYHKIIIMTDADVDGAHIRTLLLTFFFRQMPELIERGHLYIAQPPLYKVTRGKSVQYLKDEKALEEYLISMGLEEASLTLGTGEVRVGADLREVILDALRMRSLIDGLHSRYSRSIVEQAAIAGALNPELSADAARAQETVAEVARRLDMIAEETERGWSGTVLEDGGLRFERMVRGVKEVSTLDMGLLGSADARHIDQLTARTREIYATPPVLQRKDGTLELAGPRALLDAIFAAGRKGLSMQRYKGLGEMNAEQLWETTLDANVRSLLQVKVNDATDADGLFARLMGDEVEPRRDFIQENALSVANLDI; translated from the coding sequence ATGACCGAAACATCGTCAAGCGAAGTCGGCGTGAACACGGAATACGGAGCCGATTCGATCAAGGTCCTCAAGGGTCTTGATGCCGTGCGCAAGCGGCCCGGCATGTATATCGGCGATACCGACGACGGTTCGGGCCTGCACCACATGGTCTACGAAGTGGTCGACAACGCCATCGACGAGGCGCTCGCCGGTCATGCCGATCTGGTGACGGTGACGCTGAACGCCGATGGATCGGTGACGGTGACGGATAACGGCCGCGGCATTCCAACCGATATCCACCCTTCTGAAGGTGTTTCCGCTGCCGAAGTCATCATGACCCAGCTGCATGCGGGCGGAAAGTTCGACCAGAATTCCTACAAGGTGTCGGGTGGTCTGCATGGCGTGGGCGTCTCGGTGGTCAATGCGCTGTCCGTCTGGCTGAAGCTCAGAATCCGCCGTAACGGCAAGCTGCACGAAATCGGCTTCACCCACGGTGTTGCCGATGCACCGCTTTCGGTGATTGGCGAATATGAAGGCCGCTCCGGCACGGAAGTTACCTTCCTGGCAAGCCCTGAAACCTTCACCATGACGGATTATGATTACGGCACGCTGGAACACCGCTTGCGCGAACTGGCGTTCCTGAACTCCGGTGTCCGCATCCTGCTTACCGACAAGCGCCATTCGGACGTCAAGCAGCAGGAATTGCTGTATGACGGCGGGCTTGAGGCCTTCGTCCGTTATCTGGACCGCGCCAAAAAACCGCTGGTGGACAAGCCTGTTGCCATTCATGGCGAGAAGGACGGTATTACCGTCGAGGTCGCGCTGTGGTGGAACGACAGCTACCACGAGAATGTGCTCTGCTTCACCAACAACATTCCCCAGCGCGATGGCGGCACCCATATGGCCGGTTTCCGCGCGGCGCTCACCCGTCAGGTCACCTCCTATGCCGATACGTCAGGCATCATGAAAAGAGAAAAGGTGAGCCTGCAGGGCGAGGACTGCCGCGAAGGCCTGACGGCCATTCTCTCGGTCAAGGTTCCTGACCCCAAGTTCTCCTCGCAGACGAAGGACAAGCTCGTTTCGTCGGAAGTGCGCCCGGTCGTGGAAAGCCTCGTCAACGAAGCGCTCTCCACCTGGCTGGAAGAGCACCCGTCGGAAGCGAAGATCCTCGTCGGCAAGGTGGTGGAAGCGGCCGTCGCCCGTGAAGCCGCCCGCAAGGCGCGCGAATTGACGCGTCGCAAGGGCGCGCTCGATATTGCTTCTCTGCCCGGCAAGCTTGCCGACTGCTCCGAGCGCGATCCGGCCAAATCCGAACTCTTCCTCGTCGAGGGCGACTCCGCCGGCGGTTCCGCCAAGCAGGGCCGCTCGCGTGAAACGCAGGCCATCCTGCCGCTTCGCGGTAAGATCCTCAACGTCGAGCGCGCCCGTTTCGACAAGATGTTGTCCAGCCAGGAAATCGGGACGCTGATCACCGCGCTCGGCACGTCGATCGGCAAGGACGAATTTAACGCCGACAAGCTGCGTTACCACAAGATCATCATCATGACGGATGCTGACGTCGACGGCGCCCATATCCGTACCCTGCTGTTGACCTTCTTCTTCCGCCAGATGCCGGAACTGATCGAGCGCGGCCATCTCTATATTGCCCAGCCACCGCTTTATAAGGTGACACGCGGCAAATCGGTGCAGTACCTCAAGGATGAGAAGGCGCTGGAAGAATATCTCATTTCCATGGGTCTTGAGGAAGCATCGCTGACCCTCGGCACCGGTGAGGTTCGAGTCGGCGCCGATCTTCGCGAAGTCATTCTCGATGCGCTGCGCATGCGTTCGCTGATCGATGGTCTGCATTCCCGCTACAGCCGTTCAATCGTTGAACAGGCTGCCATTGCCGGTGCGCTTAACCCGGAGCTTTCGGCCGATGCGGCCCGTGCTCAGGAAACCGTTGCCGAAGTGGCCCGACGTCTGGACATGATTGCGGAAGAAACCGAGCGCGGCTGGTCTGGCACGGTGCTGGAGGATGGCGGTCTGCGCTTCGAGCGCATGGTACGCGGCGTCAAGGAGGTCTCGACGCTGGATATGGGTCTGCTCGGTTCGGCCGATGCCCGCCATATCGATCAACTCACGGCCCGCACCCGGGAAATCTACGCCACGCCGCCGGTCCTGCAACGCAAGGACGGCACACTGGAACTGGCAGGACCTCGCGCCCTTCTGGATGCGATTTTCGCCGCCGGTCGCAAGGGTCTTTCCATGCAGCGTTATAAGGGTCTCGGCGAAATGAACGCCGAGCAGCTGTGGGAAACGACGCTCGACGCCAATGTCCGCTCGCTGCTGCAGGTTAAGGTCAACGATGCGACCGACGCCGACGGCCTGTTTGCCCGCCTGATGGGTGACGAGGTGGAACCGCGCCGCGACTTCATCCAGGAAAATGCGCTCAGCGTCGCCAATCTCGACATTTAA
- a CDS encoding nitroreductase family protein has protein sequence MTNSNSRQSEYPVDPLFLDRWSPRAFDGSAISQEHLLTILDAAHWAPSASNLQPWRFVYAHKDSEDWPLFVELLMEGNQRWAKNASLLLFVVSRGYNISREGDKKPSATHSFDAGAAWFSLAMQAHLLGYHAHGMGGILKDRIVETLGIPEGYKVEAGIAIGKLTDSSVLPDDLAEREVPSKRLLLADVAFEGRFTGKAD, from the coding sequence GTGACGAACAGCAATTCCCGGCAATCCGAATATCCCGTCGATCCCCTCTTCCTCGACCGCTGGTCTCCGCGCGCCTTTGATGGCAGCGCCATATCGCAGGAACATCTGCTGACCATTCTGGATGCGGCTCACTGGGCGCCCTCGGCATCCAACCTGCAGCCATGGCGATTTGTCTATGCCCACAAGGACAGCGAAGACTGGCCGCTCTTCGTGGAGCTGCTGATGGAAGGAAACCAGCGCTGGGCAAAAAATGCCTCACTGCTGCTGTTCGTGGTTTCCCGGGGCTACAATATCTCCCGCGAAGGCGACAAAAAACCTTCCGCGACCCATTCTTTCGACGCTGGCGCTGCCTGGTTTTCACTCGCGATGCAGGCGCATCTGCTCGGTTATCATGCCCATGGCATGGGCGGCATCCTGAAGGACAGGATCGTTGAAACGCTGGGTATTCCTGAAGGCTACAAGGTGGAAGCCGGGATCGCCATCGGTAAGCTGACCGACAGTTCCGTCCTTCCGGACGATCTGGCGGAAAGGGAAGTGCCGAGCAAGCGCCTGCTGCTTGCGGACGTGGCTTTCGAAGGGCGCTTCACCGGCAAGGCCGATTGA
- a CDS encoding fumarylacetoacetate hydrolase family protein has product MKLMRVGQPGQEKPAILDAEGKVRDLSAHVKDIGGDAISPEGLKKIAAIDHATLPVLNEERIGACVAGTGKFICIGLNFSDHAAETGATVPPEPVIFMKATSAIVGPNDDVTIPRGSEKTDWEVELGVVIGKTAKYVSEADALDYVAGYCVSHDVSERAFQTERAGQWTKGKSCDTFGPIGPWLVTKDEVTDPQNLGMWLKVNGQTMQDGSSKTMVYGVAHVVSYLSQFMSLHPGDVISTGTPPGVGMGQKPPRYLKAGDVVELGIEALGSQKQTFVADI; this is encoded by the coding sequence ATGAAATTGATGCGCGTTGGCCAACCCGGCCAGGAAAAGCCTGCCATTCTCGACGCGGAAGGAAAAGTCCGCGATCTGTCCGCCCACGTGAAGGATATCGGCGGCGACGCCATCTCTCCCGAAGGCCTCAAGAAGATTGCTGCCATTGATCATGCCACGCTGCCGGTTCTGAACGAAGAGCGTATCGGCGCCTGCGTTGCGGGAACCGGAAAGTTCATCTGCATCGGCCTTAATTTCTCCGACCATGCCGCCGAAACAGGTGCGACCGTACCGCCGGAGCCTGTCATTTTCATGAAGGCGACCTCGGCCATCGTCGGCCCGAACGATGACGTTACCATTCCGCGCGGCTCCGAAAAGACCGACTGGGAAGTCGAGCTTGGTGTCGTCATCGGCAAGACCGCGAAATATGTCTCTGAAGCTGATGCCCTCGATTATGTCGCTGGTTATTGCGTTTCCCACGATGTTTCCGAGCGCGCCTTCCAGACGGAGCGTGCCGGGCAGTGGACCAAGGGCAAGTCCTGCGACACCTTCGGCCCGATCGGCCCATGGCTGGTGACGAAGGACGAAGTTACGGATCCGCAGAACCTCGGCATGTGGCTGAAGGTGAATGGCCAGACCATGCAGGACGGCTCCAGCAAGACCATGGTTTATGGTGTGGCCCATGTGGTTTCCTATCTCAGCCAGTTCATGTCGCTGCATCCCGGCGATGTCATTTCCACCGGCACGCCTCCGGGCGTCGGCATGGGTCAAAAGCCGCCGCGTTATCTGAAGGCTGGCGATGTCGTGGAACTCGGCATCGAGGCCCTCGGTTCCCAGAAGCAGACGTTTGTCGCCGACATCTGA
- a CDS encoding polyhydroxyalkanoate depolymerase translates to MFYHLYEMNHAAMMPLRAGADMMRQACNNPLNPLSSTAFGRSLDAGFEVFERLTRRYVKPEFGLGSTIVDGHSVTVAEEIVWSRPFCNLVHFSRELDAARQFDPKVLLVAPMSGHYATLLRGTVEALLPSADIYITDWTDARTVPVSEGTFDLDDYISYVIEMLQQIGPGAHVVAVCQPSVPVLAAVSLMEADGDRFAPASMTLMGGPIDTRINPTAVNGLAKAKPIEWFRDNVVMQVPWPQPAFGRNVYPGFLQLSGFMSMNLDKHMTAHKDFYLNLVKNDGDSAEKHREFYDEYLAVMDLTAEFYLQTVETVFIDHALPKGNMQHRGRVVDPAAIRNVALFTVEGENDDISGVGQTKAAHDLCRNIPDEKRAHYMQPDVGHYGVFNGSRFRKEIVPRMMDFIRKHQTA, encoded by the coding sequence GTGTTCTACCATCTTTATGAAATGAATCATGCGGCCATGATGCCGCTGCGCGCCGGTGCCGACATGATGCGCCAGGCTTGCAACAATCCGCTGAACCCGCTTTCCAGCACTGCCTTCGGCCGTAGCCTCGATGCCGGTTTCGAGGTGTTCGAGCGACTGACCCGACGTTACGTCAAGCCCGAATTTGGTCTTGGCAGCACGATCGTTGATGGCCATAGCGTCACCGTCGCCGAAGAGATTGTATGGTCGCGTCCGTTCTGTAATCTCGTTCATTTCAGTAGGGAACTTGATGCGGCCCGTCAGTTCGATCCGAAGGTTCTGCTGGTGGCGCCGATGTCCGGTCACTACGCCACCCTGCTGCGCGGAACAGTAGAGGCCCTGTTACCTTCAGCGGATATCTACATCACCGATTGGACCGATGCCCGCACCGTGCCGGTGAGTGAGGGGACTTTCGATCTCGACGATTACATCAGCTATGTCATTGAGATGTTGCAACAGATCGGCCCGGGCGCGCATGTAGTCGCCGTCTGTCAGCCATCCGTGCCGGTGCTGGCCGCCGTTTCCCTGATGGAAGCGGATGGAGATCGTTTTGCGCCGGCATCCATGACGTTGATGGGCGGGCCAATCGATACGCGCATCAATCCCACCGCCGTCAATGGTCTCGCCAAAGCCAAGCCGATTGAATGGTTCCGCGACAACGTCGTCATGCAGGTGCCGTGGCCGCAGCCTGCCTTTGGCAGAAATGTCTATCCCGGCTTCCTGCAACTGTCCGGTTTCATGTCCATGAACCTCGACAAGCACATGACGGCGCACAAGGATTTTTACCTCAACCTCGTCAAGAATGACGGCGATTCCGCCGAAAAACATCGCGAATTTTACGATGAATATCTGGCAGTCATGGATTTGACGGCGGAGTTTTATCTGCAGACGGTGGAAACCGTCTTCATTGACCATGCGCTTCCCAAGGGAAATATGCAGCACCGGGGCAGGGTGGTTGATCCCGCCGCCATTCGCAATGTCGCATTGTTCACCGTGGAAGGTGAGAATGACGATATCTCCGGCGTCGGCCAGACAAAGGCCGCCCATGATCTTTGCCGGAACATCCCCGATGAAAAACGCGCGCACTATATGCAACCCGATGTCGGCCACTACGGCGTGTTCAACGGTTCGCGGTTCCGCAAGGAAATTGTGCCGCGCATGATGGATTTCATCCGCAAACACCAGACCGCATAG